From Girardinichthys multiradiatus isolate DD_20200921_A chromosome 13, DD_fGirMul_XY1, whole genome shotgun sequence:
TTAAAAACGCAAAATACCATAGAAATCCAtgtgaaaaccaaacaaaagccTGAGACTTTATTAATCAACATATTGACTAAAACTGTAGCAAAGTATGACTGACATAACCGAATCACATTTGTTCCACAAACATTTTAGTGGGCAGTGTGCCAAGTGGAGCTGGCATTTTGGCAAAATTTTGCCAAAAGTGCCTAAATGAtgccatttgtgttttttacttCCAAAAAGGGAATCTGTTCAAATAAAAttgctgatttccattgtaggacATTTACCttgtgtatcatcaaaatgtaccaTTATGCACAGCATAAAATCAATTTAATGAAAggatatcaaaataaataaataaatcacagccTGGTCAGTCAGTATTTGCTGGAAACAAATAAGCATATATATAATGTAAATCAGAGAACATGCAAGTATCATGCTGCCAGATTGAACCCACTTTGTGTTTACTCATCTGTGTTACGTCATTAAGAGGAGACAGAGTCTTGGTGTTAAATGACTGACAGACTTCTCACTCCACATGCAGCAGTGATCAGTTTTGTATTAGTGCTGCACAGCATCACCAAGAAGGCTGGTGATGTTATGATGCCTGCTCTGGTCTTTCTAGCAAACAGTGAAAAACCCTAATATTAGGGGAAATTACAGGTTCAAACTTGATTCAGATAGTGAAGTTTTAAGTTGTGGAGAGTTTAGTCAAATGAACCTTTATAGTTCAACAACAGTAAGATAAGGTATTTAATGTATCCTGTGAGCTTGTGATAGATTTATTAATCGTCTATTTTGTTTGGTATTCTTTTACTGGGTAATTTTACTAGATCATATAGAGTAGTTTATGTCACAAAAGCCATTGTAGGTTGAATAACTCAGAAGAAAGAGAGCTATTGTCTGTGAGTCACTACTGTCTTTATCCTCCTCGTCAGCCCATCCCTAATGTTACGAGATTCATAGAATAAAGTATTACATGAATCCTATTGCAATCAGCAATGACAACATTGCAATGACAACATTGCTGCAGACAGCAATGTTGTCATTGCACATCTCTTGCAGTAACCTAGTCTGCAGGGTCTCTGTTTGGTGTCTCATCAATCCTGTGATGAGTCAGCACTTAAACCAGTTTGCCTCCAGTGATCATATTTGGTACTGCAAATTAAAAATCCGCTGTGGTCAAGaagcttgtttttttcatgtctcTGTCTCCATAAATGCTGACACTGTGAATAGTCTATGAGTCATGTGAGAGCTGCTGGATCAGAGAAATTAAGAGTGATGATTACAAGGATACATTTGAACTTGTGTAGGGGAAAGTTATAGCCTGAAGTATCGCTGCACTGCACGTGCCAAGTGTATAAGATCAGGAAACAGGTCGCTGTAACTTTAAACTGTGGCTGATTACATCTACTCAGTTACTCAGAGCTCATTTAATACTATCAATATCCATTTTGTACAGACAAGAcacatttttttagattatgttcacCTTTCTCATGGAACCAgaggttttttcttcctttgctGCTGTTAAAATCAATACATTACAGAGAGATTAAGGTCATTAGAAGATTTACCTTTAGCTGATAATGTCTAATCAATGCATAAACCTTAAAAACTAAGCAAAATGTCATTACAGGACAGTACACATAAGAGGAAATTACTGAAAGAGTACAATGAATTTATCTGTAAATTACACTCTGAAACTGGATTTACATCAAAAGCCTGCTAACCCTGATCATGCAATGATAGAACTGATGTTTTATTATAAGCTAATGAAAGGGGCTTAATTGCTTTTTAATTAAATCTGTGAACTGTTAAGCTGATAAAAATTGTGATAGCAAGCAAAAAGCTTGCTGATTTCACATCCATTTTCTAGTTGTATAATATAACACTGACTTCCATTTCTAAACTTTATTTCACATGCATATATTTGACGCAAGAAGCAGTTGGCATGAACTGTGACTGACAGCAGAAATGTTGCTTGTTTCAAAGATATTGTTTTGTCCAGCTGAAGAATCAGATGATAACTCGGTGATGCTAAAAGAAGTGTTTGATTTTCAGGTTTTAAACCCACCAGCGAGTTTgcgtctgtttttttttttttttttgtttgatgcgTGGTGGAGCGGGGGTTTTCAGTGGGTTAATAGCTGGAAGCAGCTGCCTGTTTCTGATTAAAACCAGACCCTGAAGTTTCAAACTATCTCACAGAAGCAGTAAGTTAAAGTTAAAATGGTGGAATATGGGAAAAACTATCCCTATTTGCCATTTTACTACTAATAGTGCATGTCTAAACAtgcatattttacatttaataacaAGACCCAGTTCATAGCAAGagcatggaataaaaaaaaaaaaattaaacattagaAAAGCATGAATTTATGAAAGTCAAAGCCAAGACTTCTCTGTAGTGAACAGAGCACCTGTTCATGAGTTGATCTGCTGTCCTTGAGAgtaaaagcaaagagagcagagGAAATAAGGCGTCCACTGAGCACACACAGGAAACTCCTGTGTTTGTTTGTCTGaccaagcagaaaaaaaacaggggCATGAACTCAAACGGAAACTGCGGAAGCAGGCGATTATGTGAGACACTGCACGCACTTGTTGGTGTTTCATGTTTGAGTAAATGTGTTCTGACGAAACAGCCTGCTCCACACATCAAAGACAGCCCATACGCTCTGCTTCTAAAGCAATTTTACTGTGAGCTGTAATGCTGTCACTGCTGTTTACTCAGCCAGATACATGACTGTACACTGCCCTGCCgttggatgtttttcttcagttttttctgtctctctctttaGGTTTTTGCTGATTTCTTCCTCAGTAATTTTCCAACTGCTAACTGAAGGTATTCCAGTTTTCCAGTGTGGGtcctacaaaaccatcactgctTTATTGCTGCATGAAACCAAGATTACAGCTGATAACAGATAGCTTTACACTTAATCAATTCAAATGCCTGACTAGATATTTATCTGAAAGAGAACTGTGATTAAGTAATCTATTTAGATTGGCGTTCCTCATTTTGGACGCAGTGTTCAGTGCAATCCAACCACAAATTTTTTTAATAGTAAACGGACTGAAGCCTTTTAGATTTAAACAGTAGCTTCCTGTGCTGTAGTTACGCAAGTAAAGAAATCTTACACATTCAACAGAATACATTAAAATTCAAGCACATATCATGAAGAATCGTctacaacaaagttgatcaacAAATCTAGGGTTTTTCAACAATCTAAGGGTCAGTTTAGCCTTCATACTAATGTTTCCATTAAAACGGCCATAAAACAGTCTGTAAACTAATTTACTACTGTAAAATTATTCAATTGGTCAAGTTTAAGTTAAAAATCTCTAAAAAATGTAAGTGCTCCTATATGCTTTGCTGTCAAAAATTGGGGTCACAAACCAACAGTTGTAGGCGAAAAGTGAAATTTCTTGCACTTGTAAGTTGAATTAAAGGGAGCTGCTCATCAATTACTATTTCAGACCTTTGACCTTATGTAAAAATCCGATTAGGATGTTTGACCATGAAGTTTGAGAAACTGATCTACAGAAACATCTCCGGGCACACTGTCACATCCAACTTATAATTATAGTTATATAAAAAATGGATTTAACGTCAACATTAAGCTTAATTATTTACACCTGGTAGACTATGAGTTATTGTGTCtgctgcatttattttcatgtaaatCTAAATACTCAGATACCTtggaaaaaaatacatacagAAAATCACAGTTCTGTACACATCAGGAGTGTTTTGAATAAAGACAATtcattttgtcttctagttATGCCCTCCACAGTTACTGGCACTGCTAAAAAGATGCGTAACAAGTTATTTGaatatattaatgtttatttttagtaacaaaaactcacatttttcttacccacttttcaaaatgtaaaagacCTGTAAAACAGGTTTGTGTTCTTCTTATATATGTCATATTGCTGCAATAAAAAAGCCACTTACCTAAAGTTAGCCAACATAAATCTATATGGCCTAAAACATTGATTTAGTGAGTTGATTTCCTTTTAAGGTATTTCAGCTGTAAGGACTTTAATGCAACATTGGattaaataacatttagaaattaaaacagaTGAATGCTGAAAATAAGTAGATAACCACTGTGGCAACCTCCTTCCTTTAGATAAACCCATACATTAGACTCATTTTAGTGTCTGAGAGGCAGTAAAAGTATCTGAAGTTGCCCAACACTCTTGACAAAGGGGATGTTTCTCTGTAAAGAGCACAGCCTGAGGCGTCAGTCTGCTGATGTCACCACATACAGACAGTTGAGTCAGAACGGTGGGCATGCTCATCTCTGTCACACCAACAGAAGGCCCAAAGTGCGCTCTAAAAAAGAACCCTGCATAGCTCACATTCCTCAAGCATGACCTAACACATCTAACGGACAATCCGTTTCTTTGTTGCTTTGGGGTTTGGGTTTTTTAAGCTTGCATAAATCAGTGAACAGGTTTACAGACAGGGGCTAATCTTGATGTGAACGTTATTTCTTCGAGGAAAGATGATTAATGATTAAGAAAGTTTAAACTACAACATTTAAACCATTAATTCCTAGATAATTTTTTTCTCCATCTGATTTACCAAACACTAAATGAGATGCTTAAACTGAAAAGTCTATGCATTTGTTACAAATATTTAGCCTGTATTTTTAGATATGCTGCAAACAATTTAAGTTTTCTTAAATGTCTTAGAAAATTCACAAATATATACACATTGACATAACTGCACAGAGTTGACAAACTCCCAAGCAACACTAATTTCTACTTTATtaactttaattattttctgtgaGAGTCCATCTGCTTTAATGCACCCATTCCTTTATGATGCATGAAGTACTTGCAGATGTCTAAAATATGAGACACTGCAGACTGGCTGCACAGCAAATGCACTGACCCACCTCACAGTCCAGCAGTTGTTGTTTGTGTGGAAACATGCCCAAGCCTGTAGCGAAATGAGGACACAGATGCCAAAATATGAAGAGGCTACATGCTTTGTATCAGTATTATTTTAGAGGCTTCTTCTAAAGATGGCAGCAGAAAGAAAGGGAACGACTTTAAGGAAGAACAGAAAGGAAAATACAGAGTCTTATAGAAAATATAGTTATACAGCACAAACTACTAAACATGTCTAAACTAAAGTCATCACCAGTTCAACGAAATCATTTACGACctaacaaaataacagaaactaaatatttaatacaGACTGAAAGTTAATAAGGCTAATATCACTCAATAAAAGATTTAAGATACAAACATTAGCACTTACTAACagaaaaatgtaacagatgaAAACTGTAAGTTAAAATATCCTTCAAACATGCCTATAGCATCCATCTATCTCTTACACCTGCCTAATTCTTGCAGAGTTGCTGCTAcagatctccagcagtcaattgACAAGAGGCGGGTTGCGCTCTGGACAGGAAACACAGAAACCTATAGCCATACATGTGCCATGTGCACAGTCAGACTGTAAGGTTATTCTAGAGAGGCCAATAACCCAACTATACATGTTTtgggattgtgggaggaagccagactaagaaaacatgcaaactcaatgtaAAAAGTCCCCCAACGGAGATTTGAACCTATATTTCAACCATGTTTCTTACTTATACGTGAGCTGTTTGTATCATGTTTATTCTTCCCAGAAGCACGAGCTATCTTTGTGCAGAAATCTCTTTGTATTTGATCTGTTTGCgctctaaacatccatccacaCCACAACCACTTTTGTCCCGTCACAGAGATCAAACTTCTTACAGCTCTTATCTGATTTTTAGAATGACTGTAAATGTCTAGACGACAGGATACTTTATATTTATCTGATTAAACCGTTAAATGAGTAATGCAACAAGGAGTGCATTGCAgcatcaaaataaatgttttccttttcaggGTATTGAGTGGATAATGGCTGgagtttctttttgtctttgtttttttgctttacagTGCTTGAATTGGCAGGAACTTGCAGCAATTATGTCAGACAAATGGCCTCTTTACTGTCGTGACAAATTACAAGCTGACTGCAgctgtctcaatattattcttCTGCGTCATGAGGTGTAGAACTGAAAACAAGCTTCAATGCAGACTTGTGGTTTTTCACTGGATCACAACCACAGCGGGTCAAGGATAAGGGAGAAAATCTAAGATGTGTTGCTAGTAGGTGAAGCCCTGCACACACCTGCCTGCGCAGCTGTGTGTACAACTAAAGCTGACTGTTAGTCAGTGAAATAACTGTTTTTGGAACATGACTGGATTTGATGATTCCATTTGAAGGAAAACCACTTCTTTGTTGTCACAGACAAACCTTTTATGAAGCCAAAAGTGTTTTCAGTGGGTTTATTTTGGCATCTTTCTCTTGTTTTCACAGTAATTCATGAGCCCTCCTTGTGTCTGTTCCATTTGCTGCTTCTGACTGAGCTGTTTGTCCGATCTTCATCTCTTTCCACCCGCCGCTCCTCCCACTGTGGATTGTTTGGATCAATGATCCATCAGGTGGAAAGTTTGATGAACTTATCGAACAAAATCCATGACTTGGTAAGGTTTGTTTCAGACTTAACCTTGATCTCTTTGACagttacaattttttatttattttttcctgaaTCATAGCTCATACATCCTATTCAAATTACTAGCATTTCCTTGATGTAGCAACAGTTTTGCAACAAATGAAATAGATTTTCTTACTATGACTCAGGAAAAAGTTCTGGGATTTTAAACTTTTACTGTTATATCGACCAAattgataaatgtttttctactgtttttctactttttctaCTACTCCTTGTTGTGTTTTGAACAGGAAAAAGATGAACTCCAACATTTTGATGAAGTCAAACCAAAGCTGGACAGCCTTCCTGACCTACAACACACTGCTAGGCATTTCAGGTCACTTAAGGTATTAAACTataaggtttaaagattaaaatgacATCTCACCTCTTTACTCTTAAATGCTGCAGATAAATATGtcagaaatgtattaaatagGGGACTGTGTGTTTTATGTGCCTGCAGGTTAATGAATCTCTCTCTCAgctgtatgagtacactcagtcCTTCTTATTTCATATAGACTGGTTGAAAGTAGCGAAAACAAATGTCAGTTTGCCAATTCAGACAGAAGAGGGCGCCAGCTCCCACCTCCTGCAGTTGTCCGGACTCATTAAAAAATGTCTTCACCCGGTAGGTCTTCCCATCCTTGTTTAATCAGATTAAGTGAAAAGTTTCAGTGAcgccataaaaacaaaattctaaACATTAGAACAAAAACTGTTGATATGTGCAAATTAAATAATGCTATGGTGAAAAAGATGCTGATATGAGAGTGAAACATGAATCTAAGATATGTCCAAAAAGCATGGTTaggcttaaaataaataaagtacatttaaaatggTGATTCAAAAGTAAACTAAGTTTGCTAAAACCttttgaaaatgatttttattttgatacttTCTTGTGACTGGTAATTAGATCATCAAAGAACACCATATGGGACaatgtaaaaacaacatttaatataattttaatcaCATTTCTTGGTTATATTATCACAATTTCAAAGAGAGACAGAGTATTCCGGctacaattaattaattaattaatgtatttatttatttatttatgtcagtAATGAAATACACAACTTTgagtttctttctcttttccagtTAAATTCATCCAATCTTGGCTGTGTTGCCCTGTTTTCATCAATATGCAGATTTGTTTATGAGTTAATGGGATTTCATTGTtgctaatttgtttttgtttttttcagcaaaaTGAAGGGGCTCTTCAATCAACGGCTCCCCACCTTCCAGCTGTCTCCAATGCCTTTGATGCTCTTTTGTACTCCATAGAAATCTCTGACAGGTTAAAAGCCTTCTGTGATTCGTCAAAACGAGTCTTGCGGTACTTAAAGCGCCTATCCGGCTGCCCCAGACAGCCATAAGGGACACAAAAAACATCTACAAAAATACCACTGTTGACTCCAGAATGTTTTTAAGCAATATTGTGTTATTCTAGTGGACTACCTCAAGATGACAGAGTACAAAAATCCACTGTATTGGTGCTGGCCAAAACATCGTAGCAACTACCAGAGGCCTAACTTTATTCTCCTCCTTTTTCCATCTGTAGTGTAGTTTAGACATTTGGTTTCCCCAAACACTTCCCACATTTATGAGACTGTGTAAAAACTAATGAAtgctcaaacaaaaacaaaaggtttcAAATGGTGGGacatgtttaaaagttagcTGTGTGGCATGTGCATCTACTCTCAACTTAATATAGGTTTAatgcaaaaagtatttttagaaaaaaagttttagaaatAGTTTTCAAAGTGTATTAATTTGGCAAACGCAGGTTTTGGGAAGACAAAGATGGAGTCTAATTTTCTCATAccctttatttgtttgtctAAAGACCACCCAgaggaagcaaaaacaaatgtgcccaaagtatttttttatatgtGATTAGCTTTTTTCTGACTCTGCCATCATGATGCATCAGCTGTGTGGTTAATTATTGACAACAAAAGGTTAAAAATGTCAATAAGTTagaggtttattttattttagcagaATTTCCAGTCTTTCTCAGACTGTTTTTCGCTGATGCCAACATAGCTACCCACTGGCATGACATGGCTATTTCAACTTTGCTTAAATGTTTGTCAAATAGAGGaaaatgtgtctgtttaaaaatgtatgccTTGAATAATATTGATGCATAATGCGACTAGTATGACTCAGAATCATCTCCATGTGGTGCAACTGATATTAGTGGTGCATTGTTTACAAAGCATTTCTCTTTAAACTGAGAGTCaaaccattttcttttaaaaataaagttgaatGTAGGTTTAGCTCATAGCTTTAAAGTaatgtatgttttcttttacatatagCCATTTGAACTGTACTTATGCACTGTTCCGAGGCACTGTCACCTGCGACCTTTACTCCCACTGAGACTGTTTACACTCAAAGTGCCTACAAGGTGTTGATCAGAATGATAAACAAAATGATAGGAAATATGCATTTTGTAACAActcttctgttatttttttaacctaCTTAGAATGCTATTTatcagttttttatattttgtaatttGAGCTTTGAGGTGCAGgcatctcttttttttaataaatgttttatgtcatatataatattaatgtattattgttattgtaacTTATACTATTTATACAATTATTATGTATtggttttatatatttaatgtcattaatgaaataaacaactgaaacataaatatggttgtttatttttgtacaatgagcaaacaaacaaaatagtaATTTGTGATTTGTATCCACAATGTTGTTATCATGTTGACTCTTTACCCAGATATAATTGGACAACATCCGTCAAAAGGAGCATGTAATGAAACAGTAGACTTTTAGTACTGTAAACTATTATCATGTGGATGAATGTTGTGTGCAGGATAATATTTAGTTCAATATTGGAAAAAAATTAACCATATTAGAAAGTATGGTAGAAGTCTGACTGACTTAGTAGGAGACCAAAATGTGAATGCTACGGTAAAAAATCTATACTGAATTTCAACACAGCGGGACAATGAAGGAGATTTCTATTCTATATTATATTTGTaacaaattacaaatattttaagtGGATTCCTTGTTTAAAACCAGATAAAGGAATTACTGAGGCTCCTGTTAACTCAATACATTGATTCTGTCTTATTACAATATACCGTTTTCACTGTAATCTTCCTCTAGTTCCAGTAGTTCCCAGAGTAAGGGTTGAGGTGCTGGGCGTTTGAAAGACTCCAACTTGGGGGTCACTagatgattttcagaatcatCATGATGTGACCCCTGATGTGTATGGAGGGCCAAAactaacaaaattaaataaataaatatatcaggacataaataaatgtactatcAAATGTCCCATAAAATAATGATTGTCAACTTGAGCCTTCAAAATTCAGTGGGCAGGATTAGGGCTGTTACTCGACAGACCCGGACATCTGATTGGCTGCTTCACACAGCAAGTAAAGACAACTTCTTCCAATATTTCTAGGACTCACAGATCAATGTCTTCACTGGAAAGTGTGGCAATAACTCCAATAActaattctaatttattta
This genomic window contains:
- the il11b gene encoding uncharacterized protein il11b gives rise to the protein MKLIHEPSLCLFHLLLLTELFVRSSSLSTRRSSHCGLFGSMIHQVESLMNLSNKIHDLEKDELQHFDEVKPKLDSLPDLQHTARHFRSLKVNESLSQLYEYTQSFLFHIDWLKVAKTNVSLPIQTEEGASSHLLQLSGLIKKCLHPQNEGALQSTAPHLPAVSNAFDALLYSIEISDRLKAFCDSSKRVLRYLKRLSGCPRQP